The proteins below come from a single Actinomycetota bacterium genomic window:
- the rlmN gene encoding 23S rRNA (adenine(2503)-C(2))-methyltransferase RlmN has product MIPFEVPGPPYRTAQVADWVYRRFAPSFEEMTNLPLDVRRELSARYGAPRPAPVTAQEADDGATVKALFPGGYETVAMRYPGRTTVCVSSQAGCGLGCTFCATGQMGLIRNLSPHEIVSQVLWAGGVLEERPGNVVFMGMGEPLANHDAVVEAIRLLHDEVGISARRITVSTVGLVPQIDRLARQPWPVTLALSLHAPDDETRSSLVPINRRWPVAECMRALRDFRAARGRRVSIEYAMIADVNDRSWQAELLASLVAGTDIHVNLIPLNPTPGFGVPGSTRVDLFAAELRAAGVNVTVRDTRGRDIDAACGQLALAEREASLVGIRRR; this is encoded by the coding sequence ATGATCCCCTTCGAGGTTCCCGGCCCCCCGTACCGGACCGCACAGGTCGCCGACTGGGTGTACCGCCGGTTCGCGCCGTCGTTCGAGGAGATGACGAACCTCCCCCTAGACGTGCGCCGGGAGCTCTCCGCCCGGTACGGGGCTCCTCGCCCTGCGCCGGTGACCGCCCAGGAGGCCGACGACGGGGCGACCGTGAAGGCCCTCTTCCCGGGGGGCTACGAGACGGTGGCGATGCGCTACCCGGGGCGGACCACCGTATGCGTCTCCTCGCAGGCGGGGTGCGGGCTCGGGTGCACGTTCTGCGCGACCGGGCAGATGGGGCTGATCCGCAACCTCTCCCCGCACGAGATCGTCTCCCAGGTGCTGTGGGCGGGCGGCGTCCTCGAGGAGCGGCCGGGCAACGTCGTCTTCATGGGCATGGGGGAGCCTCTCGCCAACCACGACGCGGTGGTCGAGGCCATCCGTCTGCTGCACGACGAGGTCGGGATCTCGGCCCGGCGCATCACGGTCTCCACGGTGGGGCTCGTCCCCCAGATAGACCGCCTTGCCCGGCAACCCTGGCCGGTCACCCTCGCCCTCTCGCTGCACGCCCCGGACGACGAGACCCGATCGTCGCTCGTGCCCATCAACCGGCGGTGGCCCGTCGCCGAATGCATGCGCGCGCTGCGGGACTTCCGGGCCGCGCGGGGTCGGCGTGTCTCGATCGAGTACGCGATGATCGCCGACGTGAACGACCGGTCGTGGCAGGCCGAGCTGCTGGCATCGCTCGTCGCCGGCACGGACATCCACGTGAACCTGATACCCCTCAACCCCACCCCGGGGTTCGGTGTGCCCGGCTCGACGCGGGTGGACCTCTTCGCCGCTGAGCTGAGGGCGGCAGGGGTGAACGTCACCGTGCGCGACACGCGCGGGCGCGACATCGACGCGGCCTGCGGTCAGCTGGCACTCGCCGAGCGGGAGGCGTCCCTCGTCGGGATCCGGCGGAGGTGA
- a CDS encoding ABC transporter ATP-binding protein, which produces MSVETHPLAGVAPDPGVAKPDPILVVDGVTRSFGGLQAVDVSHLEVQRGLITALIGPNGAGKTTFFNLLSGFDRPQGGRWSFDGTDISRRPPHSIARLGLVRTFQLTKVLAKMSVIENMMLAARGNPGERFAGSLLPPLWRTVERRTRDRADELLDRFRLAHMREEYAGTLSGGQRKLLEMARALMVEPRMLMLDEPVAGVNPALTQSLLGHVEALRDEGLTLLFVEHDMDVVMGISDWVVCMAEGRVIAEGPPSAIGRNRAVIDAYLGSTHDEPGAEPPAEAR; this is translated from the coding sequence ATGTCGGTTGAGACGCATCCTCTGGCCGGCGTGGCTCCCGACCCGGGGGTGGCCAAGCCCGACCCGATCCTGGTGGTGGACGGGGTGACGCGCTCGTTCGGCGGACTGCAGGCGGTCGACGTATCGCACCTGGAGGTCCAGCGGGGGCTGATCACCGCGTTGATCGGGCCGAACGGGGCCGGGAAGACCACCTTCTTCAACCTGCTCTCCGGGTTCGACCGCCCCCAGGGGGGGAGGTGGTCGTTCGACGGCACCGACATCTCCAGGCGGCCCCCGCACTCCATCGCGCGTCTCGGTCTCGTACGGACCTTCCAGCTGACGAAGGTGCTGGCCAAGATGAGCGTGATCGAGAACATGATGCTCGCGGCTCGCGGCAACCCCGGTGAGCGCTTCGCCGGGTCGCTCCTGCCCCCGCTCTGGCGGACGGTCGAGCGCCGAACCCGCGACCGAGCCGACGAGCTGCTGGACCGCTTCCGCCTGGCCCACATGCGCGAGGAGTACGCGGGGACGCTCTCGGGAGGACAGCGCAAGCTGCTCGAGATGGCCCGGGCGCTGATGGTCGAGCCGCGCATGCTCATGCTCGACGAGCCCGTCGCCGGCGTGAACCCGGCGCTGACCCAGTCGCTGCTCGGACACGTGGAGGCCCTGCGGGACGAGGGTCTCACGCTGTTGTTCGTAGAGCACGACATGGACGTGGTGATGGGCATCAGCGACTGGGTGGTCTGCATGGCGGAGGGAAGGGTGATCGCCGAGGGTCCTCCTTCGGCCATCGGCCGCAACCGGGCCGTGATCGACGCCTACCTGGGGAGCACCCACGACGAGCCGGGGGCCGAGCCGCCGGCGGAGGCGAGATGA
- the gcvT gene encoding glycine cleavage system aminomethyltransferase GcvT, with translation MTEALRSPLDAAHRAADGRMVTFAGWRLPVRYGSILAEGRAVREAAGMFDVSHMGRFLVRGPGAFDLLQRLGTNDLARVSPGRAQYMLWCTPQGGVIDDLIVLWLGADDFLVVVNGSRREVDWDHLMQHAPEGIDAVDDTFTSAMIAVQGPAACEIVGRLGADIPPRRFGAVRTVVADVGAVVSRTGYTGEDGVEIVCEAGAGPRVWEALRAEGVVPCGLGSRDALRMEMGYPLYGHELDLDIDPREAGVGFAVDLGKDFVGRDALAAREPARRLVGFVAAQRCIPQPGDRVGEEGVVTSGGTSVVLDAPIGLAYVPLETSLGPATLHNRGKEIAVTMRELPLIERGRPAAPAKAGASAT, from the coding sequence GTGACCGAGGCCCTCCGCTCACCGCTGGACGCCGCCCACCGAGCCGCTGACGGGCGGATGGTCACGTTCGCCGGTTGGCGGCTCCCGGTCCGGTACGGATCGATCCTGGCCGAGGGGCGGGCGGTCCGGGAGGCAGCGGGGATGTTCGACGTCTCCCACATGGGCAGGTTCCTCGTCCGCGGCCCGGGCGCGTTCGACCTGCTGCAGCGCCTGGGCACGAACGACCTGGCCAGGGTCTCCCCGGGACGGGCGCAGTACATGCTCTGGTGCACGCCGCAGGGGGGCGTCATCGACGACCTGATCGTCCTGTGGCTGGGCGCCGACGACTTCCTCGTCGTCGTGAACGGCTCCCGTCGCGAGGTCGACTGGGACCACCTGATGCAGCACGCGCCGGAAGGCATCGACGCGGTGGACGACACCTTCACCAGCGCGATGATCGCCGTCCAGGGGCCGGCTGCCTGCGAGATCGTGGGCCGGCTCGGCGCGGACATCCCCCCGCGCAGGTTCGGGGCCGTCCGGACCGTGGTCGCCGACGTGGGAGCCGTGGTCTCGCGCACCGGGTACACGGGGGAGGACGGGGTCGAGATCGTCTGCGAGGCGGGCGCCGGACCACGTGTCTGGGAGGCGCTGCGCGCCGAGGGGGTCGTCCCGTGCGGGCTCGGCTCCCGGGACGCGCTGCGCATGGAGATGGGCTACCCGCTGTACGGACACGAGCTCGACCTGGACATCGACCCCCGGGAGGCGGGGGTCGGGTTCGCCGTGGACCTCGGCAAGGATTTCGTGGGACGCGACGCGCTCGCCGCCCGGGAGCCCGCCCGCCGCCTCGTGGGGTTCGTCGCCGCGCAGAGGTGCATCCCGCAGCCGGGAGACCGGGTCGGGGAGGAAGGAGTCGTGACGAGCGGCGGGACCTCGGTCGTCCTTGACGCGCCGATCGGTCTCGCCTACGTCCCGCTGGAGACGTCCCTGGGGCCGGCTACCCTGCACAACCGTGGGAAGGAGATCGCGGTGACGATGCGCGAGCTCCCGCTGATCGAGCGGGGACGTCCGGCCGCGCCCGCCAAGGCCGGGGCGTCGGCCACGTGA
- a CDS encoding ABC transporter ATP-binding protein — MSDAPLLVAEELVAGYDPEVDILNGCNLELARGEIVGVIGPNGAGKSTLVKALFGLLHVKSGSIRLEGEEISGLPPHRLVGRGIGYVPQTENVFPSLTVRENLEVGVYLRPKTFRRGMERVSALFPLLAERVGQRAGSMSGGERQMLAMARAMMMDPQVLFLDEPSAGLAPMAQDQVFKRVKEVNAAGVSVVMVEQNARRCLQICDRGYVLDQGRNAYTGTGEQLLNDPKVVELYLGTLARVE; from the coding sequence ATGAGCGACGCGCCCCTGCTCGTGGCCGAGGAACTGGTGGCCGGGTACGACCCGGAGGTCGACATCCTCAACGGGTGCAACCTGGAGCTCGCCCGCGGTGAGATCGTGGGGGTGATAGGCCCGAACGGCGCCGGCAAGTCGACGCTCGTGAAGGCTCTCTTCGGCCTCCTGCACGTGAAGAGCGGGTCCATCAGGCTCGAAGGCGAGGAGATCTCGGGGCTCCCGCCCCACCGGCTGGTGGGCCGCGGCATCGGGTACGTGCCCCAGACCGAGAACGTGTTCCCGAGCCTCACCGTCCGGGAGAACCTCGAGGTCGGGGTCTACCTGCGCCCGAAGACGTTCCGCCGCGGCATGGAGCGGGTCTCCGCGCTCTTCCCGCTCCTGGCAGAGCGGGTGGGGCAGCGCGCCGGTTCGATGTCGGGGGGTGAGCGTCAGATGCTCGCCATGGCGCGCGCCATGATGATGGACCCCCAGGTGCTCTTCCTGGACGAGCCCTCGGCGGGGCTCGCCCCGATGGCCCAGGACCAGGTGTTCAAGAGGGTGAAGGAGGTCAACGCCGCCGGGGTCTCGGTCGTCATGGTCGAGCAGAACGCGCGACGGTGCCTCCAGATCTGCGACCGGGGGTACGTCTTGGACCAGGGGCGCAACGCCTACACGGGGACGGGCGAGCAGCTCCTCAACGACCCGAAGGTGGTCGAGCTCTACCTGGGGACGTTGGCCCGCGTCGAATAG
- a CDS encoding DUF2505 domain-containing protein, whose protein sequence is MRFTVSDRFDASIERVEQAVLSGPYQERLRSLPNVAEREVRLQEEAPGGLVRRVVRYRFDGHVPSAVRSAIGADTISWDERAVYDPAKHEWRFEIDPHVAKGRFSCRGTYRFSPEDGGGTRRDVDVDIEVKVPFVGGAVEAAIAGGLRDTLSAEHRILTDYLSENDT, encoded by the coding sequence ATGCGTTTCACCGTGTCCGACCGCTTCGACGCGTCCATCGAACGGGTCGAGCAGGCGGTCCTTTCCGGCCCCTACCAGGAGCGGCTCCGATCGCTGCCCAACGTCGCCGAGCGGGAGGTGCGGCTCCAGGAGGAGGCCCCCGGGGGCCTCGTCCGGCGTGTCGTGCGTTACCGGTTCGACGGCCACGTGCCCTCGGCGGTGCGGTCGGCCATAGGCGCCGACACCATCTCCTGGGACGAGCGGGCGGTCTACGACCCTGCGAAGCATGAATGGAGGTTCGAGATCGACCCGCACGTGGCGAAGGGGCGGTTCTCGTGCCGCGGCACGTACCGGTTCTCCCCGGAGGACGGCGGCGGCACCAGACGCGACGTGGACGTGGACATCGAGGTGAAGGTCCCGTTCGTGGGCGGCGCGGTGGAGGCCGCGATCGCCGGCGGTCTGCGGGATACCTTGTCGGCCGAGCACCGGATCCTGACCGACTACCTGAGCGAGAACGACACATGA
- a CDS encoding response regulator, whose translation MSDKTRIVIAEDEAIIRMDLREMLEEEGFDVVAEAADGHKAVEAVRDHSPDLAILDIKMPGMDGIRAAEVITRERLAAVLILTAFSQRDLAAQAAQAGAMAYLVKPFQKADLLPAIEVALGRFGEMNKLQDEVHDLEERLEGRKVVEKAKGLLMEQGLTEAEAYRIMQRAAMDRHKRLVEVAQLILEGALNGEIETS comes from the coding sequence ATGAGCGACAAGACCCGCATCGTGATCGCCGAGGACGAGGCGATCATCCGCATGGACCTCCGCGAGATGCTCGAGGAGGAGGGGTTCGACGTGGTGGCCGAGGCGGCCGACGGTCACAAGGCCGTGGAGGCGGTCCGCGACCACAGCCCGGACCTGGCCATCCTCGACATCAAGATGCCCGGGATGGACGGCATCCGGGCGGCCGAGGTGATCACCCGCGAGAGGCTGGCCGCGGTCCTGATCCTCACCGCCTTCTCGCAGCGCGACCTCGCCGCCCAGGCCGCGCAGGCCGGCGCCATGGCCTACCTCGTGAAGCCGTTCCAGAAGGCCGACCTACTGCCCGCGATCGAGGTGGCGCTGGGGAGGTTCGGGGAGATGAACAAGCTCCAGGACGAGGTGCACGACCTCGAGGAGCGCCTGGAGGGGCGCAAGGTCGTGGAGAAGGCCAAGGGGCTGCTGATGGAGCAGGGGCTGACCGAAGCCGAGGCGTACCGGATCATGCAGCGGGCCGCGATGGACCGTCACAAACGACTCGTCGAGGTGGCCCAGCTGATCCTGGAGGGCGCGCTGAACGGGGAGATCGAGACCTCCTGA
- a CDS encoding branched-chain amino acid ABC transporter permease, translated as MRVPTEQRRRILLVAVVGVCAAWLTGTGPTVTAQDGPPASGPTVGGRLIMDGEPLQGVRVVVSRDGDRVGTATSGPDGGWRLALPGDGAYEATLDQASLPEGVAVRDAERATLPFTVSSGQQRTLVFSFGDEPAAVSYLRRMAQAAVNGIKFGLIIAMTAIGLSLVYGTTRLVNFAHGDMVTFGAMVALLLNTSGPSLQLIPAGVVAVASGAALGAGMESGLWRPLRRRRTGLIQLLVISIGLAMILRHVILLIMGGRPRPYHDYTVQAPVRLGPVLTTPRDLVVIAVSTVVLVGIGLLLLRTRIGRAMRAVADNRDLAASSGVDVQRVILFVWAMAGALAALGGVLLGVVENVEWLMGFRALLLMFAAVILGGLGTAFGAMAGGIVVGLATEISTIFQPSELKTMWALIAMVVVLLVRPQGILGRRERIG; from the coding sequence GTGAGGGTGCCGACCGAGCAGCGCCGCCGGATCCTGCTGGTGGCCGTGGTCGGCGTCTGCGCTGCCTGGTTGACCGGGACGGGCCCCACGGTCACGGCGCAGGACGGTCCCCCCGCGTCCGGACCGACGGTCGGAGGACGCCTCATCATGGACGGCGAGCCCCTCCAGGGCGTGCGGGTCGTCGTCTCCCGCGACGGAGACCGGGTCGGGACCGCGACCTCCGGCCCGGACGGGGGGTGGCGCCTGGCGCTGCCGGGGGACGGAGCCTACGAGGCCACCCTCGACCAGGCGTCGCTCCCGGAGGGGGTGGCCGTGCGGGACGCCGAGCGCGCCACGCTGCCCTTCACGGTCTCATCGGGACAGCAGCGCACCCTCGTCTTCTCGTTCGGCGACGAGCCGGCGGCGGTCTCCTACCTGCGCCGCATGGCGCAGGCCGCGGTGAACGGGATCAAGTTCGGGCTCATCATCGCCATGACGGCCATCGGCCTCTCGCTCGTGTACGGCACGACCAGGCTCGTGAACTTCGCGCACGGGGACATGGTCACGTTCGGGGCGATGGTCGCCCTCCTGCTCAACACGTCCGGCCCGAGCCTCCAGCTGATACCGGCCGGAGTGGTCGCCGTGGCCTCGGGCGCGGCGCTCGGCGCTGGCATGGAGAGTGGGCTGTGGCGTCCGCTGCGCCGGCGCAGGACCGGTCTGATCCAGCTCCTCGTGATCTCGATCGGGCTCGCGATGATCCTGCGACACGTGATCCTGCTGATCATGGGGGGCAGGCCGCGGCCTTACCACGACTACACGGTGCAGGCGCCGGTCCGGCTCGGCCCGGTCCTCACCACCCCGCGGGACCTCGTCGTCATCGCGGTGTCGACGGTGGTGCTCGTCGGGATCGGCCTCCTGCTCCTTCGGACCCGCATCGGCCGGGCCATGCGAGCGGTGGCGGACAACCGCGACCTCGCCGCCTCCTCCGGGGTCGACGTCCAGCGCGTGATCCTGTTCGTCTGGGCCATGGCGGGCGCCCTGGCTGCGCTCGGCGGGGTCCTGCTCGGCGTCGTCGAGAACGTCGAGTGGCTGATGGGGTTCCGGGCCCTGCTCCTCATGTTCGCAGCCGTGATCCTGGGCGGACTCGGCACCGCGTTCGGGGCGATGGCCGGAGGGATCGTCGTCGGCCTGGCCACCGAGATCAGCACGATCTTCCAACCGTCGGAGCTGAAGACGATGTGGGCGCTCATCGCGATGGTCGTCGTGCTCCTCGTCCGCCCGCAGGGGATCCTCGGGCGCCGGGAGAGGATCGGATGA
- a CDS encoding ABC transporter substrate-binding protein, with protein MRRPGWLRVIALLSVLTLVATGCRQQDEGGGGDAGGDQQLTLGLLYPQTGSLAFLGPPMRAGFDMAVQEINEAGGVLGSEIVTHVADEAGDASVAAEAGNQLLGRNVHAIVGAGASGMTRAVIENVTGSEVLMCSGSNTSAEFTEYEDNGYYIRTAPPDVLQGQVLAGVIAEDNRQRVAILFRSDGYGRGLAQSTAENLREAGVNVVHNEGYDVNATTFDADVSAAMAQNPDAVVVVSFAEGAQIIQALLERDLDANQIYGVDGNQSSTLPTTVNPNNANVLDGMKGTAPSADAVEGFGDRLRQFNTELKDTIFGPQKYDCVMLIALAAVAAGEISSEAIRDNIVDLTRGDNECAGFQECAELLRNDETISYQFASGTESFSDVGEPTNGLYDVWTFRGSEMTTLRQERVGSGSGGSSPGASPGARPTGSPAARQTGSPAASPTGSPAASPGQ; from the coding sequence ATGCGGCGACCGGGATGGTTGCGCGTGATCGCACTGCTCAGCGTGTTGACGCTGGTGGCGACGGGGTGTCGTCAGCAGGATGAGGGCGGCGGGGGCGACGCAGGCGGGGACCAGCAGCTGACCCTCGGCCTGCTGTACCCGCAGACCGGGAGCCTGGCGTTCCTCGGCCCGCCGATGCGGGCCGGTTTCGACATGGCCGTGCAGGAGATCAACGAAGCCGGCGGCGTGCTCGGGTCGGAGATCGTGACCCATGTCGCCGACGAGGCGGGGGACGCCTCCGTGGCTGCGGAGGCGGGCAACCAGCTCCTCGGCCGCAACGTGCACGCCATCGTGGGGGCGGGTGCCTCCGGGATGACCCGAGCCGTCATAGAGAACGTCACGGGGTCGGAGGTCCTCATGTGTTCGGGCTCGAACACGAGCGCCGAGTTCACCGAGTACGAGGACAACGGGTACTACATCAGGACGGCTCCCCCGGACGTGCTCCAGGGCCAGGTCCTGGCGGGCGTCATCGCCGAGGACAACCGGCAGCGTGTCGCGATCCTCTTCCGCTCGGACGGCTACGGGCGCGGCCTGGCCCAGTCCACGGCCGAGAACCTGCGCGAAGCGGGCGTGAACGTGGTCCACAACGAGGGGTACGACGTCAACGCGACGACCTTCGACGCGGACGTGAGCGCGGCGATGGCGCAGAACCCCGATGCCGTGGTCGTCGTCTCGTTCGCCGAGGGCGCGCAGATCATCCAGGCTCTCCTGGAGCGCGATCTCGACGCGAACCAGATCTACGGCGTGGACGGGAACCAGTCGAGCACCCTGCCTACGACCGTGAACCCCAACAACGCCAACGTGCTGGACGGCATGAAGGGAACCGCGCCGTCCGCCGACGCGGTCGAAGGGTTCGGGGACCGGCTGCGCCAGTTCAACACCGAGCTCAAGGACACGATCTTCGGCCCGCAGAAGTACGACTGCGTGATGCTGATCGCACTCGCTGCCGTCGCCGCGGGGGAGATCAGCTCGGAGGCGATCCGCGACAACATCGTCGACCTGACGCGCGGGGACAACGAGTGCGCCGGCTTCCAGGAGTGCGCCGAGCTCCTGCGCAACGACGAGACGATCAGCTACCAGTTCGCCAGCGGGACGGAGTCCTTCTCCGACGTGGGTGAGCCGACCAACGGTCTCTACGACGTGTGGACGTTCCGCGGGTCCGAGATGACGACGCTCCGTCAGGAGAGGGTCGGATCGGGCTCCGGAGGCAGCTCCCCGGGAGCTTCGCCCGGCGCGCGTCCGACCGGCTCTCCGGCCGCCCGTCAGACGGGCTCCCCGGCCGCCAGCCCGACCGGTTCGCCGGCCGCCAGTCCCGGCCAGTAG
- a CDS encoding branched-chain amino acid ABC transporter permease produces MDGQRILREAVRTATGGNAAVYALAAIGLNIHFGYTGLLNFGHVGFMLVGAYGLAITVSTLGAPLWAGVLVGLAASLVLALLLGGPTLRLRADYLAIVTIAGAEILRHVTRSGPATDVTGGVFGLTGYARGFDRINPLPGGRYGFWVVDYSARQLWPVLVGWGLVLLASLLVFMLTRSPWGRVLRGIREDEDAVRSIGKNAYSYKMQSLVLGGMLGGIAGMIWVVQLGSIDPDAFLPMVTFFTYTIVILGGPATVVGPVVGAVVFWFVVQGFDTAIREASTSGYVPAFLGGPEAVGALRFLLVGAGLMLLMIYRPEGMFGNRREMQLDVG; encoded by the coding sequence CTGGACGGACAGCGCATCCTGAGGGAGGCCGTCCGGACGGCCACCGGTGGCAACGCGGCCGTCTACGCGCTGGCTGCGATCGGGCTGAACATCCACTTCGGGTACACCGGTCTGCTCAACTTCGGACACGTGGGCTTCATGCTCGTCGGGGCGTACGGCCTGGCGATCACGGTCTCCACCCTCGGCGCGCCGTTGTGGGCGGGCGTGCTGGTAGGGCTGGCCGCCTCCCTCGTCCTCGCGCTCCTGCTCGGAGGACCGACGCTCAGGCTGCGGGCGGACTACCTGGCCATCGTGACCATCGCGGGCGCCGAGATCCTGCGCCACGTGACCCGATCCGGACCCGCCACCGATGTCACCGGTGGGGTCTTCGGCCTGACCGGGTACGCGCGCGGCTTCGACCGGATCAACCCCCTGCCCGGCGGCCGCTACGGGTTCTGGGTCGTGGACTACAGCGCCCGGCAGCTCTGGCCGGTGCTCGTGGGATGGGGGCTCGTCCTGCTCGCGAGCCTCCTCGTGTTCATGTTGACCCGGAGTCCGTGGGGGCGCGTGCTTCGGGGGATCAGGGAGGACGAGGACGCGGTCCGCAGCATCGGCAAGAACGCTTACTCCTACAAGATGCAGTCCCTCGTGCTGGGCGGGATGCTGGGCGGCATCGCCGGGATGATCTGGGTCGTCCAGCTGGGATCGATCGACCCCGACGCCTTCCTGCCCATGGTCACTTTCTTCACCTACACGATCGTCATCCTGGGCGGACCCGCGACCGTCGTCGGGCCGGTGGTCGGCGCAGTCGTCTTCTGGTTCGTGGTGCAGGGCTTCGACACGGCGATCCGCGAGGCGTCCACCTCGGGGTACGTCCCGGCCTTCCTGGGCGGTCCGGAGGCAGTGGGAGCGCTTCGCTTCCTCCTCGTGGGGGCCGGCCTGATGCTCCTCATGATCTACCGGCCGGAGGGGATGTTCGGGAACAGACGGGAGATGCAGCTCGATGTCGGTTGA